A stretch of the Hypomesus transpacificus isolate Combined female chromosome 12, fHypTra1, whole genome shotgun sequence genome encodes the following:
- the LOC124475013 gene encoding small ubiquitin-related modifier 1, which produces MSDTETKPSSQDGGEKKDGEYIKLKVIGQDNSEIHFKVKMTTHLKKLKESYSQRQGVPMNSLRFLFEGQRIADNQTPKELGMEDEDVIEVYQEQTGGLWND; this is translated from the exons ATGTCTGATACG GAAACAAAACCCTCAAGCCAAGATGGTGGGGAGAAGAAGGATGGAGAATATATTAAATTAAAAGTTATTGGCCAG GATAACAGTGAAATTCACTTCAAAGTGAAAATGACAACACATCTAAAGAAACTGAAGGAGTCATACAGTCAAAGACAG GGTGTTCCTATGAATTCTCTTAGGTTTCTGTTTGAGGGACAGAGAATTGCAGACAACCAAACACCCAAAGAG CTCGGGATGGAGGATGAAGATGTCATCGAGGTATACCAGGAACAGACAGGAGGGCTCTGGAATGATTAG